In Topomyia yanbarensis strain Yona2022 chromosome 2, ASM3024719v1, whole genome shotgun sequence, one DNA window encodes the following:
- the LOC131684944 gene encoding probable maltase: MQALALLLATLLVGSTSSLDWWENGNFYQVYPRSFKDSDGDGIGDLNGITQKLPYLKEIGMDGVWLSPIFASPMRDFGYDISSFYTINPEYGDLNAFERLVNQCKALGLRLILDFVPNHTSDEHEFFKRSVKREEPYTNYYIWHPGVEGSNGTRVPPSNWISVFRGSAWEWNEARGEFYLHQFLKEQPDLNYRNPAVVEEMKNVLRYWLDKGVSGFRIDAVPYLFESAEINDRYIDEPKSNATSDSENPAYLTHSQTMDQPETYDMIYQWRAVLDEYSARDNNTRIMMTEGYTSIEKVVEFFGNSTANGANIPFNFQLISNLNRNSTAADFAHYVSVWLNAKPDGRRSNWILGNHDNNRLGSRLGEKKIDLYNIALQTLPDIAVTYYGEEIGMVDQWISWERTVDPAGCATDNKTYTLYSRDPARTPMQWNNGVNAGFSNASATWLPVANNYRDLNVAKQERARKSHLSVFKELTKFRKHPIMSEGDFDMRLINNQLVAYKRTLGNAGYAVVVLNFAQKAQRINLPSVYEGISPWMVVAVSPVHNTGAFVQTARYTLAGESGIVLVYQPTGKGKTPKKPGKH, encoded by the exons ATGCAGGCACTAGCTCTCTTGCTAGCCACTTTGTTGGTCGGTTCTACCTCATCTCTGGACTGGTGGGAAAATGGTAACTTCTATCAGGTCTATCCACGTTCGTTCAAAGACTCCGATGGCGACGGTATTGGTGATCTGAATG GAATCACTCAAAAACTGCCCTACCTGAAGGAAATTGGTATGGACGGAGTTTGGCTATCGCCGATTTTCGCCTCGCCAATGCGTGACTTTGGCTATGATATTTCCAGCTTTTATACCATTAACCCGGAGTATGGTGACCTGAACGCATTCGAACGGCTCGTGAATCAATGCAAAGCCCTTGGTCTGCGACTGATTCTAGACTTTGTTCCAAACCACACCAGCGACGAGCACGAGTTCTTCAAGCGTTCCGTGAAGCGTGAAGAACCATACACAAACTACTACATTTGGCACCCGGGCGTAGAGGGCTCGAACGGTACTAGGGTACCACCATCCAATTGGATTAGCGTATTCCGAGGATCTGCATGGGAGTGGAACGAAGCCCGTGGAGAATTCTACCTCCATCAGTTTCTGAAGGAGCAACCAGATCTTAACTATCGCAATCCAGCCGTGGTCGAAGAGATGAAGAACGTTCTCCGCTATTGGTTGGACAAGGGAGTCTCCGGTTTCAGGATTGATGCCGTTCCCTATCTTTTCGAGAGTGCCGAGATAAATGATCGCTACATTGACGAACCAAAGAGCAATGCAACCAGCGATAGCGAGAATCCTGCCTATCTCACACACTCTCAAACCATGGACCAACCTGAAACTTACGATATGATCTATCAATGGCGTGCAGTACTGGACGAATACAGTGCCAGAGATAATAACACGAGAATCATGATGACGGAAGGTTACACCAGTATTGAAAAAGTAGTGGAGTTCTTCGGCAACAGTACAGCGAATGGAGCCAACATTCCGTTCAACTTCCAACTGATCAGTAATCTAAACAGAAACAGTACAGCAGCCGATTTTGCCCATTACGTAAGCGTGTGGCTCAATGCCAAACCAGATGGTAGACGATCGAACTGGATTCTTGGTAACCATGATAACAACCGGCTTGGATCCAGACTAGGCGAAAAGAAGATCGATTTGTACAATATTGCTCTACAAACGTTGCCAGATATTGCCGTCACCTACTACGGGGAAGAAATAGGTATGGTGGACCAGTGGATCTCTTGGGAGAGGACCGTTGATCCAGCTGGTTGCGCTACTGACAACAAAACCTACACACTGTACTCACGAGATCCTGCGCGTACTCCTATGCAATGGAACAATGGAGTGAACGCCGGATTCTCGAACGCTAGTGCAACTTGGCTCCCTGTTGCCAATAACTACAGGGATCTCAATGTTGCCAAACAAGAACGAGCTAGAAAGAGTCATCTCAGTGTGTTCAAGGAATTGACCAAGTTCCGCAAACACCCGATAATGTCCGAAGGAGATTTTGATATGCGACTGATCAACAATCAGTTGGTCGCCTACAAACGCACTCTGGGGAATGCGGGTTACGCGGTTGTTGTGCTAAACTTTGCTCAAAAAGCTCAGCGAATTAACCTGCCCAGTGTGTATGAGGGTATAAGCCCGTGGATGGTAGTAGCGGTTTCTCCGGTTCACAATACTgg TGCCTTCGTTCAAACCGCAAGATACACGCTAGCTGGAGAAAGCGGAATTGTACTAGTTTATCAACCAACAGGTAAAGGAAAGACCCCAAAGAAGCCTGGCAAACATTAG
- the LOC131684941 gene encoding probable maltase, with product MQALALLLATLLVGSTSSLDWWENGNFYQVYPRSFKDSDGDGIGDLNGITQKLHYLKEIGMDGVWLSPIFASPMRDFGYDISSFYTINPEYGDLNAFDRLVNQCKALGLRLILDFVPNHTSDEHEFFKRSVKREEPYTNYYIWHPGVEGSNGTRVPPSNWISVFRGSAWEWNEARGEFYLHQFLKEQPDLNYRNPAVVEEMKNVLRYWLDKGVSGFRIDAVPYLFESAEINGRYIDEPKSNGTSDNENPAYLTHSQTMDQPETYDMIYQWRAVLDEYSARDNNTRIMMTEGYTSIEKVVEFFGNSTANGANIPFNFQLISNLNRNSTAADFAHYVSVWLNAKPDGRRSNWVLGNHDNNRLGSRLGEKKIDLYNIALQTLPDIAVTYYGEEIGMVDQWISWERTVDPAGCATDNKTYTLYSRDPARTPMQWNNGVNAGFSNASATWLPVANNYRDLNVAKQERTRKSHLSVFKELTKFRKHPMMSEGDFDMRLINNQLVAYKRTLGNAGYAVVVLNFAQKAQRINLPSVYEGISPWMVVAVSPVHNTGAFVQTARYTLAGESGIVLVYQPTGKGKTPKKPGKH from the exons ATGCAGGCACTAGCCCTCTTGCTAGCCACTTTGTTGGTCGGTTCTACCTCATCTCTGGACTGGTGGGAAAATGGTAACTTCTATCAGGTCTATCCACGTTCGTTCAAAGACTCCGATGGCGACGGTATTGGTGATCTGAATG GAATCACTCAAAAATTGCACTACCTGAAGGAAATTGGTATGGACGGAGTTTGGCTATCGCCGATTTTCGCCTCGCCAATGCGTGACTTTGGCTATGATATTTCCAGCTTTTATACCATTAACCCGGAGTATGGTGACCTGAACGCATTCGACCGGCTAGTGAATCAATGCAAAGCCCTTGGTCTGCGACTAATTCTAGACTTTGTTCCAAACCACACCAGCGACGAGCACGAGTTCTTCAAGCGTTCCGTGAAGCGTGAAGAACCATACACAAACTACTACATTTGGCACCCGGGCGTAGAGGGCTCGAACGGTACCAGGGTACCACCATCCAATTGGATTAGCGTATTCCGAGGATCTGCGTGGGAATGGAACGAAGCCCGTGGAGAATTCTACCTCCATCAGTTTCTGAAGGAGCAACCAGATCTTAACTATCGCAATCCAGCCGTGGTCGAAGAGATGAAGAACGTTCTCCGCTACTGGTTGGACAAGGGAGTCTCCGGTTTCAGGATTGATGCCGTTCCCTATCTTTTCGAGAGTGCCGAGATAAATGGTCGCTACATTGACGAGCCAAAGAGCAATGGAACCAGCGATAACGAGAATCCTGCCTATCTCACACACTCTCAAACCATGGACCAACCTGAAACTTACGATATGATCTATCAATGGCGTGCAGTACTGGACGAATACAGTGCCAGAGATAATAACACGAGAATCATGATGACGGAAGGTTACACCAGTATTGAAAAAGTAGTGGAGTTCTTCGGCAACAGTACAGCTAATGGAGCCAACATTCCGTTCAACTTCCAACTGATCAGTAATCTAAACAGAAACAGTACAGCAGCCGATTTTGCCCATTACGTAAGCGTGTGGCTCAATGCCAAACCAGATGGTAGACGATCGAACTGGGTTCTTGGTAACCATGATAACAACCGGCTTGGATCCAGGCTAGGCGAAAAGAAGATCGATTTGTACAATATTGCTCTGCAAACGTTGCCAGATATTGCCGTCACCTACTACGGGGAAGAAATAGGCATGGTGGACCAGTGGATCTCTTGGGAGAGGACCGTTGATCCAGCTGGTTGCGCTACTGACAACAAAACCTACACACTGTACTCACGAGATCCCGCGCGTACTCCTATGCAATGGAACAATGGAGTAAACGCCGGATTCTCGAACGCTAGTGCAACTTGGCTCCCTGTTGCCAATAACTACAGGGATCTCAATGTTGCCAAACAAGAACGAACTAGAAAGAGTCATCTCAGTGTGTTCAAGGAATTGACCAAGTTCCGCAAACACCCGATGATGTCCGAAGGAGATTTTGATATGCGACTGATCAACAATCAGTTGGTCGCCTACAAACGCACTCTAGGGAATGCAGGTTACGCGGTTGTTGTGCTAAACTTTGCTCAAAAAGCTCAGCGAATTAACCTGCCCAGTGTGTATGAGGGTATAAGCCCGTGGATGGTAGTAGCGGTTTCTCCGGTTCACAATACTgg TGCCTTCGTTCAAACCGCAAGATACACGCTAGCTGGAGAAAGCGGAATTGTACTAGTTTATCAACCAACAGGTAAAGGAAAGACCCCAAAGAAGCCTGGCAAACATTAG